A window of the Planococcus citri chromosome 4, ihPlaCitr1.1, whole genome shotgun sequence genome harbors these coding sequences:
- the LOC135845491 gene encoding probable pseudouridine-5'-phosphatase, whose protein sequence is MIFTAIRSFSTKIPAFKPVSHIIFDIDGLILKTEQFYYQADKTVINRYGKEYPWELRMKVLGRTEQQTAHMIVEELKLPVSHKQYQTEVKNVVLDLLKNAPLMPGAERLIRHLYNNKIPMALATSSGAESVVAKFSKYQDLYKLFNHIVMASSDPDIKQGKPAPDVFLAAAKKFADNPDPEKCLVFEDAPNGVLAAVSAGMQVVMVPEDYVSEEDRKKATVVLKSLNDFKPGQFKLPPFSD, encoded by the exons atgatattcACTGCCATCAGAAGTTTCAGCACAAAAATCCCTGCATTTAAACCTGTTTCTCATATCATCTTTGACATAGATGGTTTAATTTTAA AAACCGAGCAATTTTATTATCAAGCAGATAAAACCGTTATCAACCGATATGGTAAAGAATATCCGTGGGAGCTTAGAATGAAAGTATTAGGACGTACTGAACAACAGACAGCTCATATGATTGTCGAAGAATTAAAACTTCCAGTATCGCACAAACAGTATCAAACTGAAGTGAAAAATGTTGTCCTAGATTTGCTTAAAAATGCCCCCTTGATGCCAG GGGCCGAAAGATTAATCAGACATCTTTATAATAACAAAATACCGATGGCCTTAGCAACAAGCAGTGGAGCAGAAAGCGTCGTAGCAAAGTTCAGTAAATATCAAGATTTGTATAAACTATTCAATCATATCGTTATGGCCAGCTCGGATCCTGATATAAAACAAGGCAAACCTGCTCCCGATGTTTTTCTCGCTGCTGCGAAAAAATTCGCAGATAACCCAGATCCGGAAAAG TGCTTGGTTTTCGAAGACGCGCCTAATGGTGTACTGGCCGCTGTTAGTGCTGGAATGCAGGTTGTAATGGTGCCTGAAGATTATGTATCGGAAGAAGATAGAAAGAAAGCTACTGTAGTGTTGAAATCGTTGAACGATTTTAAACCAGGACAATTTAAATTGCCACCGTTTTCAGACTGA